Proteins encoded within one genomic window of Chrysemys picta bellii isolate R12L10 chromosome 6, ASM1138683v2, whole genome shotgun sequence:
- the MRPS30 gene encoding large ribosomal subunit protein mL65, with product MAAPRGWRLVWQGCRLLHTEPSAAPQPPAPLYPPVVASYTAKSKSAKRRRLEYFYQQVHEAPSIAEKLRIYGRRQRLKYVVYPQTFSLNADRWYQSFTKTVFVPGLPPAGAEPAGPGLPDLSELRSLACDALLQEHFYQRKRERPVLYREQQHVPAPFLTQLVSSLTAALGSCNPLLTTSCLDLKPQVNFYWERGETVVCRGYRTGRIDPVRFQIDDKPHIQIRVPKQLPEFVPLDYSDPGEVPVINHKPDKLPLFKRQYDNKVFIGSKVADPCSYGHTQFHLIPDKLKRERLLKANLADQIEVTYRANGIASLFAWTAAQAMYQGFWCEADVTRPFVSQAVITDGKYFAFFCYQLNTLALTVQADQNNPRKNICWGTESKPLYEAVEGNNVKGFNDEILLQLVQFLLNRPEQL from the exons ATGGCGGCTCCCAGGGGGTGGCGGTTGGTGTGGCAAGGCTGTCGTTTGCTGCACACCGAGCCCTCCGCGGCCCCTCAGCCTCCGGCTCCGCTCTACCCGCCCGTGGTCGCCTCCTACACGGCCAAGAGCAAGTCGGCCAAGCGCCGCCGGCTGGAGTATTTCTACCAGCAGGTGCACGAGGCGCCCTCCATCGCGGAGAAGCTGCGGATCTACGGCCGGCGGCAGCGGCTCAAGTACGTGGTTTACCCGCAGACCTTCTCCCTGAACGCGGACCGCTGGTACCAGAGCTTCACCAAGACTGTCTTCGTGCCGGGGCTGCCCCCCGCGGGAGCGGAGCCGGCGGGACCCGGGCTCCCGGATCTGAGCGAGTTGCGTTCCCTGGCCTGCGACGCGCTCCTGCAGGAGCATTTCTACCAGCGCAAGCGAGAGCGACCCGTCCTCTACCGAGAGCAGCAGCACGTCCCGGCCCCCTTCCTCACCCAACTGGTCTCCTCCCTCACCGCCGCGCTGGGCAGCTGCAACCCGCTGCTCACAACCTCCTGCTTAG atttaaaaCCACAGGTTAACTTCTATTGGGAGCGCGGTGAGACTGTTGTTTGTCGAGGCTATCGAACTGGTAGAATTGATCCAGTGAGATTTCAGATAGATGACAAACCACATATCCAAATCCGTGTGCCAAAACAGCTTCCAGAG TTTGTACCATTAGATTATTCAGACCCTGGAGAAGTTCCTGTTATTAATCACAAACCAGACAAACTTCCATTGTTCAAAAGACAGTATGATAACAAGGTATTTATAG GATCAAAAGTGGCAGATCCATGCAGCTATGGTCATACGCAATTTCATTTGATTCCTGATAAACTGAAAAGGGAGCGATTATTAAAAGCAAACCTTGCTGATCAAATTGAAGTAACTTATCGAGCTAATGGTATTGCAAGTCTCTTTGCTTGGACTGCAGCACAAGCTATGTATCAAG GATTCTGGTGTGAGGCAGATGTGACCCGTCCCTTTGTATCGCAGGCTGTGATCACAGATGGAAAATACTTTGCTTTCTTTTGTTATCAGCTGAATACCTTAGCACTAACTGTACAAGCTGATCAAAATAACCCTCGGAAGAATATCTGTTGGGGAACAGAAAGTAAGCCCTTATATGAAGCTGTGGAAGGCAATAACGTAAAAGGTTTTAATGATGAAATTCTGCTTCAGTTAGTTCAGTTTCTGCTAAACAGACCAGAGCAATTGTAA